One genomic window of Chrysiogenes arsenatis DSM 11915 includes the following:
- a CDS encoding sulfide/dihydroorotate dehydrogenase-like FAD/NAD-binding protein, with the protein MPKMYEILEKTDLVPGMSMFQVYAPMSARAMKAGQFVILRVSEKGERIPISISGWDVEKGTIRIIIMAAGRTSAEAVQLNVGDCFQDIVGPLGQRSHVEKLDGAVVVIGGGYGTGAVLPTAKDMRALGNKVIGIVGARSADLVILEDDLRADCDEVYVTTNDGSKGIQGFVTDALKQIMEKEKVSYVLAVGPVPMMKAVAEMTRPAGIKTWVSLNAIMVDGTGMCGACRVTVDGKTKFACFHGPDFDGHKVNFEELTLRQKMFVAQEKIAMEKMEEVK; encoded by the coding sequence ATGCCCAAGATGTACGAAATACTTGAAAAAACGGACTTGGTTCCTGGCATGTCCATGTTCCAGGTATACGCCCCGATGTCGGCTCGCGCGATGAAAGCTGGGCAGTTTGTTATTTTGCGTGTCAGCGAAAAAGGGGAGCGGATTCCAATTTCGATCTCAGGCTGGGATGTAGAAAAAGGAACCATCCGGATCATCATCATGGCGGCTGGTCGCACGTCTGCCGAAGCGGTTCAGTTAAACGTTGGCGACTGCTTCCAGGATATCGTTGGCCCACTTGGTCAGCGTTCACACGTCGAAAAACTTGATGGTGCGGTTGTCGTTATCGGTGGCGGGTATGGTACGGGTGCGGTTCTCCCAACAGCAAAAGACATGAGAGCGTTGGGGAATAAAGTTATTGGTATTGTTGGTGCTCGTAGTGCTGACCTTGTTATCCTGGAAGACGACTTGCGTGCTGATTGTGACGAAGTCTATGTTACTACAAACGATGGTTCAAAAGGGATTCAGGGTTTCGTAACCGACGCGTTGAAGCAAATCATGGAAAAAGAGAAAGTTTCGTATGTGCTTGCGGTTGGTCCTGTGCCAATGATGAAAGCCGTTGCCGAAATGACGCGCCCAGCTGGCATCAAAACATGGGTATCGCTGAACGCGATCATGGTTGATGGTACGGGAATGTGCGGTGCTTGCCGTGTAACGGTTGATGGGAAAACGAAATTCGCTTGTTTCCATGGTCCGGACTTTGATGGTCATAAGGTGAATTTTGAAGAATTGACTTTGCGCCAAAAAATGTTTGTTGCGCAGGAAAAAATCGCTATGGAAAAAATGGAAGAGGTGAAATAA
- a CDS encoding ATP-dependent Clp protease ATP-binding subunit: MFEQFSERARRIVIISRQEASRLQQGAISTEHLLLAMIKDGGGIGISVIKKLGINLNILRLEIEKYLPLGRNTIMDADIPFSAQSKRVLEMAVEEAKAAGQHFVADEHILIGLLRERKGKAFDILNALGMSLEQVREEVTRTLKANLATDEKTTNPTTKAPTATPTIDEFGRDLTRYAAEGKLDPVVGRDSEIERVVQVLCRRTKNNPVLIGEPGVGKTAIAEGLAQRITDRDVPEILVDKRLISLDLGMLVAGTKYRGQFEERLKNIMREIVEDDNVIIFIDEIHTLVGAGAAEGSIDASNMLKPSLARGEIQCIGATTLNEYRKYIEKDGALERRFQTVLVNEPNFDDTVRILKGLRDNYEKHHRVQINDEAIVNAVSLSTRYITSKFHPDKAIDVIDETCARTRISHLSLPDSLKNMEAKIVQLHEKQQVAEAHQEFDKAAKARKDHKKLSEEFQQKKQAWKKEREAIEPIVGAEDIATVISLMTGIPLQRLQEKETAKLLRLEDELHKRMVGQDEAVSAVAKAIRRSRVGLQSPQKPIGVFLFLGPTGVGKTELAKSLAQLLFDNEEALVRFDMSEYMEKHSVSRLVGAPPGYVGYDEGGQLTEQVRRRPYSVVLLDEIEKAHPDIFNILLQVFDDGRLTDSYGHVVDFRNTIIIMTSNAGARMIGKDKRLGFGQEVTTDQEAINFDRMKDNVMTELRNLFSPEMLNRIDEAVVFHPLEESHLKQILFLLLEQLNRRLVDRNLKLLLQDDAVEFLLQKGYDKIYGARPLKRVMQKFVEDTLAEEMLRGKFKGRKNLKIGLNDAKNGLKYF; this comes from the coding sequence ATGTTTGAACAATTCTCCGAGCGGGCTCGCCGCATCGTTATTATTTCGAGGCAAGAAGCCTCTCGCCTGCAACAGGGAGCCATTTCCACCGAGCACCTCCTCCTTGCCATGATCAAAGACGGCGGAGGTATCGGCATTAGCGTAATCAAGAAACTCGGCATCAACCTCAACATCCTGCGCCTTGAAATCGAAAAATATCTCCCTCTTGGCCGTAACACCATCATGGATGCCGATATTCCCTTTAGCGCCCAATCAAAGCGCGTGCTCGAAATGGCTGTTGAAGAAGCCAAAGCTGCAGGACAGCACTTTGTGGCTGATGAGCACATTCTTATCGGCCTGCTGCGCGAACGGAAAGGGAAAGCATTTGATATCCTGAACGCCCTTGGTATGAGCCTTGAGCAAGTACGCGAAGAAGTGACGCGTACCCTGAAAGCCAACCTCGCCACCGACGAAAAGACGACCAACCCAACCACCAAAGCACCTACCGCCACACCAACGATAGATGAATTTGGCAGAGACCTCACGCGCTATGCCGCCGAAGGAAAACTCGACCCTGTCGTTGGGCGCGACAGTGAAATTGAGCGCGTTGTGCAGGTATTGTGCCGCCGCACAAAAAATAATCCGGTATTGATTGGCGAACCGGGCGTCGGCAAAACCGCTATTGCCGAAGGGCTGGCTCAGCGCATCACCGACCGCGATGTCCCCGAAATTCTGGTTGACAAGCGCCTCATCAGCCTTGACCTCGGCATGCTCGTCGCAGGCACAAAATACCGTGGTCAATTTGAAGAACGCCTAAAAAATATCATGCGCGAAATCGTCGAAGACGATAACGTCATCATTTTTATTGACGAAATTCACACCCTCGTCGGCGCGGGCGCAGCTGAAGGCTCTATCGACGCCTCGAATATGCTGAAACCGAGCCTCGCACGTGGCGAAATCCAGTGTATCGGCGCCACCACCCTGAACGAATACCGAAAGTATATCGAAAAAGATGGCGCACTGGAGCGCCGCTTTCAAACCGTACTCGTCAATGAACCCAACTTCGACGACACCGTCCGCATCCTCAAAGGGTTGCGTGATAACTACGAAAAGCACCACCGTGTGCAAATAAACGACGAAGCGATCGTTAACGCCGTCAGCCTCTCCACGCGCTACATCACCAGCAAATTCCATCCAGACAAAGCGATAGACGTCATCGACGAAACCTGTGCGCGCACGCGCATCAGCCACTTATCGCTGCCTGATTCACTCAAAAACATGGAAGCAAAAATCGTGCAACTGCACGAAAAACAACAAGTCGCCGAAGCGCATCAAGAGTTCGACAAAGCCGCTAAAGCGCGTAAAGATCACAAAAAACTGAGCGAAGAATTCCAGCAGAAAAAACAAGCTTGGAAAAAAGAGCGCGAAGCGATTGAGCCGATTGTCGGTGCCGAAGACATCGCCACCGTTATTTCGTTAATGACCGGCATCCCTTTACAACGGTTACAAGAAAAAGAAACCGCCAAGCTGCTGCGCCTTGAAGATGAACTGCACAAGCGGATGGTAGGACAAGACGAAGCCGTCAGCGCCGTTGCCAAAGCGATCCGCCGTAGCCGCGTCGGACTCCAATCGCCACAAAAACCAATCGGCGTTTTCCTCTTCCTTGGCCCGACCGGTGTCGGCAAAACCGAACTGGCAAAATCGCTCGCACAACTCCTCTTCGATAACGAAGAAGCCCTCGTCCGCTTTGATATGAGCGAATACATGGAAAAGCACTCCGTTTCGCGCCTCGTTGGTGCCCCTCCCGGCTACGTCGGCTACGACGAAGGGGGACAGCTGACGGAACAAGTGCGCCGCCGTCCCTACAGCGTGGTTCTGCTCGACGAAATAGAAAAAGCACATCCCGATATTTTCAATATCCTGCTGCAGGTCTTTGACGATGGTCGCCTGACCGACTCCTATGGCCATGTCGTCGATTTCCGCAACACCATTATCATTATGACATCCAACGCTGGCGCCCGCATGATCGGCAAAGATAAACGACTCGGCTTCGGCCAAGAAGTGACGACCGATCAAGAGGCCATCAACTTCGACCGCATGAAAGATAATGTCATGACGGAACTGCGCAACCTCTTCAGCCCAGAAATGCTGAACCGGATTGACGAAGCCGTCGTCTTCCATCCACTCGAAGAATCGCACCTCAAGCAAATCCTCTTCCTGCTGCTCGAGCAACTCAACCGCCGCCTCGTTGATCGCAACCTCAAGCTTCTTTTGCAAGACGATGCCGTGGAGTTCCTGCTGCAAAAAGGGTACGACAAAATATACGGAGCGCGACCCCTCAAGCGGGTCATGCAGAAATTTGTCGAAGACACCTTGGCCGAAGAGATGCTGCGCGGCAAATTTAAAGGTCGCAAAAACCTGAAAATCGGCCTGAATGATGCCAAAAATGGACTGAAATACTTCTAA
- the gltA gene encoding NADPH-dependent glutamate synthase, which produces MAALTAAQRFAIQRHAMPEQKPELRVTNFLEVPLGFSNEDAMAEASRCLDCKNPQCVDGCPVNINIPGFLKKIEEGDFGAAVAVIRETNFLPAICGRVCPQDQQCELVCIVGKRNKPVSIGSLERFASDFERANNIRTVPVVAAPTGRKVAVVGSGPAGMTAAYEIRRRGHEVTVFEAFHRGGGVLVYGIPRFRLPLDIIDEDLNFLQQMGVNFVYNTVIGKSITLDELMGPEYGYDAVFIGTGAGLPKMLGIDGENLNGIYSANEYLTRIYLMGADNFPDNITPLYQGKKVGIIGAGNTAMDAARTAKRLGADVTVYYRRSREEAPARTEEIHHAMEEFIEFKFLSNPLEFIGDDNYFVKGIKCDVMTLTEPDESGRRKPVSAGEQFVDEIDTVVFSLGCDVNPLIPDSTPEIEVNKWGVVVVNPDTCATSKDGVFAGGDIITGGSKVITAMGQAKVAAAALHDYVMAKPARK; this is translated from the coding sequence ATGGCTGCACTCACCGCCGCACAAAGATTTGCTATTCAACGTCATGCTATGCCTGAACAAAAGCCCGAACTCCGTGTGACCAACTTCCTTGAAGTTCCCCTTGGATTTTCTAATGAAGATGCGATGGCCGAGGCTTCACGTTGTCTTGACTGTAAAAACCCACAGTGCGTTGATGGTTGCCCGGTTAACATCAACATCCCTGGCTTCCTGAAGAAAATCGAAGAGGGCGACTTCGGCGCTGCGGTCGCCGTGATTCGTGAAACGAACTTCCTCCCGGCGATTTGTGGTCGCGTGTGTCCGCAAGATCAGCAGTGTGAACTGGTGTGTATTGTTGGTAAGCGCAATAAGCCAGTTTCGATTGGTTCACTTGAGCGTTTTGCGTCTGATTTCGAGCGGGCGAACAATATTCGTACCGTTCCTGTTGTTGCCGCTCCTACTGGCCGCAAAGTTGCGGTTGTTGGTTCTGGGCCAGCAGGGATGACCGCTGCCTATGAGATTCGTCGCCGTGGTCACGAAGTCACCGTTTTCGAAGCATTCCACCGTGGTGGTGGGGTTCTGGTCTACGGGATTCCTCGTTTCCGCTTGCCACTTGATATCATTGACGAAGATCTGAACTTCCTCCAGCAAATGGGTGTTAATTTCGTGTACAACACGGTAATCGGCAAGTCGATCACGCTTGACGAATTGATGGGGCCAGAATATGGCTATGATGCTGTGTTTATCGGAACTGGCGCAGGCCTGCCCAAAATGCTTGGTATCGACGGTGAAAACCTGAACGGTATTTACTCGGCGAACGAGTATCTAACACGTATCTATCTGATGGGTGCAGATAACTTCCCTGACAATATTACTCCTCTTTACCAAGGGAAAAAAGTCGGGATTATTGGCGCAGGGAACACGGCTATGGATGCTGCACGTACCGCGAAGCGTCTGGGTGCTGATGTTACGGTTTACTACCGTCGTTCACGCGAGGAAGCACCGGCGCGTACGGAAGAAATTCATCACGCTATGGAAGAGTTTATTGAGTTTAAGTTCCTTTCGAATCCACTGGAGTTCATTGGCGACGACAACTATTTCGTTAAAGGGATCAAGTGCGATGTGATGACTCTGACAGAACCCGATGAGTCAGGTCGTCGTAAGCCAGTTTCGGCTGGCGAACAGTTTGTTGACGAAATTGATACGGTTGTGTTCTCGCTTGGTTGCGATGTTAACCCGCTTATTCCAGACAGTACTCCCGAAATCGAAGTCAATAAATGGGGCGTTGTTGTTGTCAATCCTGACACGTGCGCGACTTCTAAAGATGGCGTATTTGCTGGTGGCGACATCATTACTGGTGGTTCGAAAGTTATCACCGCGATGGGTCAGGCGAAAGTTGCTGCCGCAGCGCTGCATGACTACGTGATGGCAAAGCCAGCGCGTAAGTAA
- a CDS encoding EAL and HDOD domain-containing protein: protein MNIFIARQPIFDLKMDVYAYELLFRIDGADAYDYSDGDKATANVLADTLSSIDLSTLTGQQRYFINFTSNLIISDVASLFPKELLHVEVLEDVDPTPDVIDSCKKLKENGYMIVLDDFEYDPSLEPLVELADIIKVDFLLSPPEEWAALAQRVKGKNIKLLAEKLENVEMFETAKSLGYEYFQGYFFSRPTLTQVKDIAPNKMSSLSLMREINRTDVDLKALEQIIRRDVSLSMKLLKLINSAVFGLRTEVSSVGHALTLLGISNVKKWASVVALSQMGEGLPTELIEMTLIRGNFCDLLSKSGNLKIPTDSAYFVGTFSLIDTFIGRPLDEILADIPLTDEIKHGLLKREGKLGHLLNLIENYEKGLWKECEAICSELGVIAEAVSPIYLQSVKKTQDIMEQLAR from the coding sequence ATGAATATATTCATCGCGCGGCAGCCGATATTTGATCTTAAAATGGATGTATATGCCTATGAATTATTGTTTCGCATTGATGGTGCTGATGCCTATGATTACTCCGATGGAGATAAAGCAACTGCCAACGTCCTTGCCGACACCCTGAGTTCGATAGATCTCTCAACATTGACGGGTCAACAACGCTACTTTATCAATTTTACATCGAACCTTATTATAAGCGATGTCGCGTCGCTTTTCCCGAAAGAATTACTCCACGTTGAAGTGCTCGAAGACGTTGACCCAACACCCGACGTTATCGACTCATGCAAAAAACTCAAAGAAAATGGCTACATGATCGTCCTTGATGATTTTGAATACGACCCTTCGCTCGAACCACTGGTTGAATTAGCCGACATCATTAAAGTTGATTTCCTCCTCTCGCCACCAGAAGAGTGGGCAGCTCTCGCCCAACGCGTGAAAGGGAAAAACATCAAACTTCTGGCTGAAAAACTTGAAAACGTAGAGATGTTTGAAACGGCGAAATCACTGGGCTACGAATATTTTCAGGGCTACTTTTTTAGTCGCCCAACGCTGACACAAGTCAAAGACATTGCGCCCAATAAAATGAGTTCTCTAAGCCTCATGCGGGAAATCAACCGCACTGACGTAGACCTGAAAGCATTAGAGCAAATCATCCGGCGTGATGTTTCCCTCTCCATGAAATTACTAAAGCTCATCAACTCCGCCGTTTTCGGGCTCCGCACCGAAGTCAGCTCCGTCGGTCATGCCTTAACACTTCTTGGCATTAGTAACGTCAAAAAATGGGCCTCTGTGGTCGCCCTCAGTCAAATGGGCGAGGGACTCCCAACCGAGTTGATCGAAATGACTCTCATAAGAGGCAACTTTTGCGACCTCCTCAGCAAATCGGGCAACCTAAAGATTCCAACTGACAGCGCCTACTTTGTCGGAACATTTTCGTTGATCGACACCTTTATCGGTCGTCCGCTTGATGAAATTCTTGCCGATATTCCGCTGACCGATGAGATCAAACACGGGCTCCTCAAACGCGAAGGGAAGCTCGGCCACCTTTTAAACCTGATCGAAAACTATGAAAAAGGATTATGGAAAGAATGCGAAGCGATCTGTAGCGAACTTGGCGTTATCGCAGAAGCCGTCTCGCCCATCTACCTTCAATCCGTCAAGAAGACCCAAGATATAATGGAACAACTTGCGCGATAA